In one Pseudomonas sp. SCA2728.1_7 genomic region, the following are encoded:
- the cysZ gene encoding sulfate transporter CysZ codes for MPAPVLSGPQYLREGLKLVLSPGLRLFVLLPLAINLVLFVGLIYLAGHQFSLWVDTLMPSLPEWLSFLSYILWPLFVVLVALMVFFTFTMLANVIAAPFNGFLAEKVEVVVRGTDDFPAFSWGELIAMVPRTLAREMRKLGYFLPRAIGLFILSFIPVVNIIAAPLWLLFGVWMMAIQYIDYPADNHKLGWNEMLAWLRQKRWQSMSFGGIVYLVLLIPVVNILMMPAAVAGATLFWVRERGAENLVTQR; via the coding sequence ATGCCCGCCCCCGTTCTGTCCGGCCCGCAATACCTGCGCGAAGGCCTGAAACTGGTTCTCAGCCCTGGCTTGCGCCTGTTCGTGTTGTTGCCGCTGGCGATCAACCTGGTGCTGTTCGTCGGATTGATCTATCTGGCCGGCCACCAGTTCAGCCTGTGGGTCGATACGCTGATGCCGTCGCTTCCGGAATGGCTGAGCTTTCTCAGCTACATCCTCTGGCCCTTGTTCGTGGTGCTGGTGGCATTGATGGTGTTTTTCACCTTCACCATGCTCGCTAACGTGATCGCCGCACCGTTCAACGGTTTCCTTGCGGAAAAAGTCGAAGTGGTGGTGCGCGGCACTGATGACTTCCCGGCGTTCAGTTGGGGAGAATTGATCGCGATGGTCCCGCGCACCCTCGCCCGGGAAATGCGCAAACTCGGTTACTTCCTGCCCCGCGCCATCGGCCTGTTCATCCTCTCGTTCATCCCCGTGGTGAACATCATCGCCGCGCCGCTGTGGCTGCTGTTCGGTGTGTGGATGATGGCGATCCAGTACATCGACTACCCGGCGGACAACCACAAACTGGGCTGGAACGAAATGCTCGCCTGGCTGCGCCAGAAGCGCTGGCAGAGCATGAGCTTTGGCGGAATCGTCTATTTGGTGTTGCTGATACCGGTGGTCAACATCCTGATGATGCCGGCGGCTGTGGCCGGGGCGACGTTGTTCTGGGTGCGTGAACGTGGCGCAGAGAATCTGGTGACTCAGCGCTAA
- a CDS encoding aminotransferase class I/II-fold pyridoxal phosphate-dependent enzyme — translation MGDLIQMHDGEFNLEVPQEISRATINALTNGYTGYCDLTGIESLKKSLIEGCFHKHSKLYDPAEILVSNGSSQALFMLMKCILSKGDEVLVPNPCWPAYISYIELNDGIAVDYEMGTKRIDIAEIRKLVTSKTRALIINSPHNPTGSVLSRQEILELVLLSQEFGFLLISDEAYEGIVFGSSEHVSPLDLMVDTSLLVVTRTFSKLFSMSGFRIGYMFADRNIINRCSTLQGVMTDNACTFAQHGALAATALPKNILKTRVDELQRRAYYCHQLLSTTFDIVMPQGGFFLFPNISRVLGATWDSDAQFVDDLLNVKSVSTTPGSSYGMKDHIRISIASVNEAEIKEACGRIVDFVHRR, via the coding sequence ATGGGCGACTTAATTCAGATGCACGATGGTGAGTTCAATCTTGAAGTTCCGCAGGAGATTTCTCGCGCGACGATTAACGCCTTAACGAATGGATATACTGGCTATTGTGATCTTACCGGCATAGAGTCTTTAAAAAAATCTTTGATCGAGGGGTGTTTTCACAAGCATAGTAAGTTGTACGACCCAGCCGAGATTTTAGTCTCTAATGGCTCGAGTCAGGCTTTGTTTATGTTGATGAAATGCATATTATCCAAAGGTGACGAGGTTCTTGTTCCGAACCCATGCTGGCCCGCTTATATATCTTACATAGAGCTTAACGATGGCATTGCCGTCGATTATGAAATGGGCACTAAGCGTATCGACATAGCTGAAATTCGTAAGTTGGTCACTAGCAAAACTAGGGCGTTGATCATTAACTCGCCGCACAACCCCACTGGCTCGGTTCTAAGTCGACAAGAAATTCTAGAGTTGGTGCTCTTATCTCAAGAGTTTGGATTTTTACTAATTTCCGACGAAGCCTACGAAGGCATCGTTTTTGGTAGCAGTGAACATGTTAGTCCTCTGGATCTTATGGTGGATACTAGCCTGCTGGTGGTTACACGTACGTTTTCAAAACTATTCTCCATGTCTGGTTTTAGAATAGGCTATATGTTCGCGGATAGAAATATTATCAATCGCTGCTCCACGCTTCAGGGCGTCATGACGGATAATGCTTGTACATTTGCTCAGCACGGTGCCCTGGCAGCAACAGCTTTGCCTAAAAATATTCTTAAAACGCGTGTTGATGAGTTGCAACGCCGAGCCTATTACTGCCATCAGTTGTTAAGCACTACGTTTGATATTGTAATGCCGCAGGGTGGATTTTTCCTATTTCCTAATATTTCCCGCGTATTGGGTGCTACTTGGGATTCGGACGCCCAATTTGTAGACGATCTCCTCAACGTAAAATCTGTTTCTACCACGCCGGGCTCTTCTTACGGTATGAAGGACCATATCCGAATATCAATTGCTTCCGTTAATGAAGCTGAAATTAAAGAGGCTTGTGGGAGAATTGTAGATTTTGTCCACCGTCGCTGA
- the blsG gene encoding arginine 2,3-aminomutase: MIIAKDTLSKQDLLSSDQWGDYKFQMKNAIRTKSQLETWVNLSETELRGIEQTESQYKWMITPYYASLMDETNENCPIRLQSIPHPKEVEESNQQEEVDPVGDMVYMKTRRVVHKYPNRVIFLVSDTCPVYCRHCTRKFHTTDKSGTYYNKELPASYDQDIEYIANNKNISDVLLTGGDPLILSDKLLHSIISRLNAIPHVDFVRIGSRYPVFLPQRITDDFCKMLSEFKSIWFSTHFNHPVEVTPEALSAVDKLLSHGIPVQNQTVLLRGVNDDVETLRTLNRMLVKGRVRPYYLYHADNVQGVSHFRTSIEKGLEIMEQLHGYETGFSVPQYVYTTKLGKIPLNNQYFYKLGSKNFVLGYDHKTLEIS, encoded by the coding sequence ATGATTATTGCAAAGGACACTTTGAGTAAACAGGATTTACTTTCTTCCGACCAATGGGGTGACTACAAGTTCCAGATGAAGAATGCCATCCGCACCAAGTCTCAGCTGGAAACCTGGGTGAATCTCAGTGAAACGGAGTTAAGGGGGATTGAGCAAACAGAGAGCCAGTATAAGTGGATGATTACTCCCTATTATGCATCACTGATGGATGAGACCAATGAGAATTGTCCGATTAGGCTGCAAAGCATACCCCACCCAAAAGAAGTTGAGGAGAGCAATCAGCAGGAGGAAGTAGATCCGGTTGGTGATATGGTTTACATGAAAACCAGGCGCGTCGTACATAAATATCCAAACCGAGTCATATTCCTAGTTTCGGATACTTGTCCAGTTTACTGTAGGCATTGTACGAGAAAATTCCATACAACTGATAAGTCAGGTACTTATTACAATAAAGAACTTCCCGCTTCATATGATCAAGACATAGAGTACATCGCGAATAACAAAAATATCAGCGACGTATTACTCACCGGAGGCGACCCGCTAATTCTTTCAGATAAGCTTCTGCATAGTATTATATCTAGGCTCAATGCAATCCCCCACGTCGATTTTGTACGAATTGGCTCACGGTATCCGGTTTTTCTCCCGCAGCGGATAACAGATGATTTTTGTAAGATGTTGTCTGAATTCAAATCGATCTGGTTTAGCACTCATTTCAATCATCCCGTAGAAGTGACTCCTGAGGCCTTAAGCGCGGTAGATAAACTCCTTTCCCACGGAATACCGGTGCAAAATCAGACAGTGCTGTTGCGTGGAGTTAATGACGATGTTGAAACTCTTAGAACGTTGAACCGGATGTTAGTGAAAGGCAGGGTAAGACCTTATTACCTTTATCACGCGGATAACGTTCAAGGCGTGTCGCACTTTAGGACGTCGATTGAAAAAGGCCTTGAGATTATGGAGCAGTTGCACGGTTATGAAACTGGTTTCAGTGTCCCACAGTATGTTTACACCACCAAACTTGGGAAGATTCCTCTGAATAACCAGTACTTTTATAAACTAGGCTCAAAGAATTTTGTGCTCGGTTATGATCATAAAACGCTTGAGATCTCTTGA
- a CDS encoding ATP-grasp domain-containing protein: MKPEILIFIDNDYLSTSLYLYRKLHFQAAAKEGVRCITIIAKDSKNIRESSDESDEVFLVDSIETSEVLCAIESLSRIYNVKGLFCYPAHVTPRGDANHVVEEVAIQCGLKYYSAEPLENCNNKHLMRSQLSNIKGVKPVKFRLFNGDFETIDDLIFPVVMKPVYGGGSAFVSICDDRKGLELAYNHFIQRFPDVPGACSFSGTKKWLSSSEEGPVLYTPGVSVLIEEFIEGPEGSLECLVINGSIHPMLIFEKMITSNTSNTVLEKVIVTPPQSFSNDQISIIVSAISDSIKALKIKNGFLHVEFKLSPDGPQVIEVNPRLGGFFVDEALKDLCSCDAYSLNVNYLTNKPVTIGHYLADDLPILPEDAVYAMLLFYPNRSGYIKAIKLPEIDSACEILSQVLPATNGHKDGFFDVENEEAYIAKMWVRATSIDEILNFHKEYERNIEIEVSEYSEDKLMGEC, from the coding sequence ATGAAGCCCGAAATACTAATTTTTATCGACAACGATTATCTATCAACCTCATTATATTTATATAGAAAACTTCACTTTCAAGCCGCGGCAAAAGAGGGCGTCAGATGCATAACAATCATCGCAAAAGATAGCAAAAATATCAGGGAGTCCAGCGATGAAAGTGACGAAGTTTTCTTGGTTGATAGTATTGAAACTAGCGAAGTACTCTGCGCAATAGAAAGTTTAAGTCGCATATACAACGTGAAGGGACTGTTTTGTTACCCAGCGCATGTCACCCCGCGTGGGGACGCCAACCATGTAGTTGAAGAGGTCGCTATTCAATGCGGGCTCAAATATTACAGCGCCGAGCCGCTAGAGAACTGCAATAATAAGCACCTGATGCGTTCACAACTTAGCAATATAAAAGGTGTTAAGCCAGTAAAATTCCGGCTCTTCAACGGGGATTTCGAAACTATTGATGATCTTATATTTCCCGTAGTGATGAAGCCAGTATATGGAGGCGGCTCGGCGTTTGTCTCGATATGTGATGACCGGAAGGGTCTTGAACTGGCATACAATCACTTCATACAAAGATTTCCTGACGTACCTGGAGCGTGTTCTTTCTCAGGAACTAAAAAATGGCTTAGCTCTTCAGAGGAAGGCCCAGTTCTATATACTCCGGGTGTTTCCGTTTTAATTGAAGAATTTATCGAGGGGCCGGAAGGTTCTTTAGAGTGCTTAGTTATCAACGGTAGCATTCACCCGATGCTAATCTTCGAAAAGATGATAACAAGCAATACTTCTAATACGGTATTAGAAAAGGTCATAGTCACACCGCCTCAAAGCTTTTCCAACGACCAGATTTCGATAATAGTATCAGCTATTAGCGATTCTATAAAAGCGCTGAAGATAAAGAACGGATTTTTACACGTTGAGTTCAAGTTATCCCCAGACGGCCCCCAGGTAATTGAGGTAAATCCTAGGCTGGGCGGGTTCTTCGTGGACGAAGCCCTTAAGGATTTGTGCTCATGTGATGCGTATTCTTTAAACGTAAATTACCTAACAAATAAGCCAGTGACCATAGGGCATTATTTGGCGGATGACCTTCCGATCTTGCCTGAGGACGCCGTATACGCAATGCTCCTATTCTATCCAAATCGCTCAGGCTACATCAAAGCTATAAAACTCCCAGAAATTGATTCTGCATGTGAGATTTTATCGCAGGTACTGCCTGCAACTAACGGGCACAAAGATGGATTCTTCGATGTAGAGAACGAAGAAGCTTATATCGCTAAGATGTGGGTGAGGGCAACGTCTATAGACGAGATACTTAACTTCCATAAAGAGTATGAGAGAAATATTGAAATCGAAGTGTCTGAATATAGCGAAGACAAATTGATGGGGGAGTGCTAG
- a CDS encoding glycosyltransferase family 1 protein, which yields MASADTEAMTRALHITLISETFPPEINGVANTLGRLCDGLRARGHQVELVRPRQAGDPQRSEDDSLLLCRGWPLPGYPGLQWGQSSMHKLLRRWKRQRPDVLYIATEGPLGLSALRAARRLGISVVSGFHTNFQQYTSQYGLGLLTRMLTHYLRWFHNRSALTLVPSVSQRLELERRHFERLALLSRGVDSQLFHPSKRLNALREQWGLSEQDIAVIHVGRLAPEKNLGLLKRSVETLRSTYPQRNLKLVVVGDGPQRLALEKDLPEAIFCGAQRGEALAAHYASGDLFLFPSLTETFGNVVLEALASGLGVVAYDQAAAAQHIRHGYNGVLAMPGDEQAFCEAAAWLLEEDETFRCVRLNARQHASRQGWPAVIEQFEKHLRGACLGEQVVPNAQTLP from the coding sequence ATGGCCTCAGCCGATACTGAGGCCATGACGAGAGCTCTACACATCACCCTGATCAGCGAAACCTTCCCACCGGAAATCAACGGCGTGGCCAATACCCTTGGCCGCTTGTGCGATGGGTTGCGCGCGCGTGGGCATCAGGTTGAACTGGTGCGACCGCGTCAGGCCGGTGATCCGCAGCGCAGTGAGGATGACTCGCTGTTGCTGTGTCGGGGCTGGCCATTGCCGGGGTATCCGGGGCTGCAATGGGGCCAGTCGTCGATGCACAAACTGCTGCGACGCTGGAAACGTCAGCGTCCCGATGTGCTGTATATCGCCACGGAAGGACCGCTCGGGTTATCGGCCCTGCGTGCGGCGCGGCGTTTGGGCATTTCGGTGGTCAGCGGGTTTCACACCAACTTTCAGCAATACACCAGTCAGTACGGACTCGGACTGCTGACGCGAATGCTGACGCATTATCTGCGCTGGTTTCACAATCGCTCGGCGCTGACGTTAGTGCCGAGCGTCAGCCAGCGCCTGGAACTGGAGCGGCGCCATTTCGAGCGGTTGGCGCTGTTGTCGCGCGGTGTCGACAGCCAGTTGTTTCATCCGAGCAAACGGCTGAATGCCTTGCGTGAGCAATGGGGCCTGTCCGAGCAGGACATTGCGGTGATTCACGTAGGACGGCTCGCGCCGGAGAAAAATCTCGGCCTGCTCAAGCGCAGTGTCGAAACACTGCGTAGCACTTATCCACAGCGCAATTTGAAACTGGTCGTCGTCGGCGACGGGCCGCAACGGCTGGCGCTGGAAAAGGATTTGCCCGAAGCGATCTTCTGCGGTGCGCAGCGCGGTGAAGCGTTGGCGGCGCACTATGCGTCCGGGGATCTGTTTCTGTTTCCGAGCCTGACGGAAACCTTCGGCAACGTGGTGCTGGAGGCGTTGGCTTCAGGGTTGGGCGTGGTGGCTTACGATCAGGCTGCGGCGGCGCAGCACATTCGCCATGGCTACAACGGCGTGCTGGCGATGCCTGGTGATGAGCAGGCCTTTTGCGAGGCGGCGGCGTGGTTGCTGGAAGAGGACGAGACGTTCCGTTGCGTGCGTTTGAATGCGCGGCAACATGCGAGTCGCCAGGGTTGGCCGGCGGTTATCGAGCAGTTTGAAAAGCATTTGCGCGGGGCTTGTTTGGGGGAGCAGGTTGTCCCGAATGCGCAGACATTGCCTTGA
- a CDS encoding aspartyl/asparaginyl beta-hydroxylase domain-containing protein — MWRDVLDELGDIDDKTRECVLDLIELECYEGKSSLPSRLSSGLSKHVTPVPYATNININGFKSLFGPRKPLWSKDDFSFLSGVDTLLAEMTQELIQLYDKYKNTQEKYPFHGDPLWKSIPLYKGGQKVAVYADLVPNTIRFVEDIVPGATIREVVLSSLEPGGHIEPHLDYVYPMLTLHLPILCSDDGLSGLRVGEEIVSWRTGDIVIIDTTFQHESWNYSKCTRVNLMFDFWPQDLGPSAKAFFTEVYSRQMLRHLK; from the coding sequence TTGTGGCGCGATGTATTAGATGAACTTGGCGATATCGATGATAAAACACGTGAGTGTGTCCTTGATCTAATAGAGTTGGAATGTTATGAAGGTAAATCATCATTACCTAGCCGCTTATCCAGCGGCCTATCTAAGCATGTTACGCCTGTACCTTATGCTACGAATATAAATATCAATGGGTTTAAGTCGTTGTTTGGACCAAGAAAGCCTCTTTGGTCTAAAGACGATTTCAGCTTTCTCTCAGGCGTTGATACTCTACTCGCCGAGATGACGCAGGAATTAATCCAGCTCTATGATAAATATAAGAACACGCAAGAAAAATATCCCTTTCATGGCGACCCTTTGTGGAAATCAATTCCACTTTATAAAGGTGGTCAAAAAGTTGCTGTATACGCTGACCTTGTACCAAATACTATTCGCTTTGTTGAGGATATTGTGCCAGGTGCGACTATCAGAGAGGTTGTGCTTTCAAGCCTAGAGCCGGGCGGTCATATCGAACCGCATCTAGATTATGTTTATCCTATGCTGACGTTACATCTACCTATACTTTGTTCTGACGATGGTTTGTCTGGGCTGAGAGTCGGGGAAGAGATCGTTAGTTGGAGAACCGGTGACATAGTAATCATTGATACGACTTTTCAACATGAGTCTTGGAACTATAGTAAATGTACTCGTGTAAATTTAATGTTTGATTTCTGGCCCCAGGATCTGGGCCCGTCGGCAAAAGCTTTTTTCACTGAAGTCTACTCGCGGCAGATGCTGCGACATTTAAAATAA
- a CDS encoding asparagine synthase-related protein codes for MCGIAAVFETSTSSDGQRDIEATLLEMLGRISHRGAAERFGERFIFSNAAIGTNRLPIVEREENNQPFIDKISGHAIIFNGEIYNLDELRLILLSQGVEFLGCSDTELVLRAYIHWGRSCLNRFNGIFAFIIYSPEDNTVFAARDRLGVKPLYWAQVGSVLYFASELKALIGLTNKTQEILPGYYWEDGRQKAYYLISESIERKLDCKSAVAKCNELLHLSVKRQVNTDLPVGVVFSGGLDSAIILYLANLYHNNVTAYTVGVPGSSDVVFAQRLCNELGIKIVFCDVDRADLMQSIRTHIYVSEQFEPVDITDALTINAAFSRMKEDGIRIALSGDGSDELFAGYDFFQGVIDRRALQLHKVRNLYRTDLQRVDRMSMFNTVECRVPFLDKDLFDFIISLPMEFHVRDDFTKALLRDAFSLELPDYITRRPKMRMSEGSGIGGLIFDVLQSMNESLDNKPFPLEDDAVNNAALIFQEFGFGLPTSRYKIQGLDYHSGGWTTSKTADIDKNLISHPAIQG; via the coding sequence ATGTGTGGGATAGCTGCAGTATTTGAAACGTCTACTAGTTCTGATGGACAGCGCGACATTGAGGCTACTTTATTAGAAATGTTGGGGAGAATCTCTCATAGAGGCGCGGCTGAAAGATTTGGAGAGCGTTTTATATTTTCTAATGCTGCTATTGGTACCAATCGCTTGCCTATCGTGGAGAGAGAAGAAAATAATCAACCATTTATAGATAAAATTTCTGGCCACGCAATTATATTTAATGGCGAGATTTATAATCTGGATGAGTTGCGATTGATTTTATTATCGCAAGGAGTGGAGTTTTTAGGCTGCTCAGATACTGAGCTAGTTCTTAGAGCCTATATTCACTGGGGAAGGTCTTGTCTGAACCGGTTCAATGGAATATTCGCCTTTATTATCTACTCACCGGAAGACAACACTGTTTTTGCTGCGAGGGATCGGTTGGGCGTAAAGCCTCTATACTGGGCTCAAGTGGGATCCGTCCTCTATTTCGCATCGGAACTGAAAGCACTGATTGGGTTGACCAACAAGACACAAGAAATTCTCCCCGGATATTATTGGGAGGATGGTCGACAAAAAGCATATTATTTAATTAGCGAAAGCATAGAGCGGAAATTAGATTGCAAGTCCGCGGTAGCTAAATGCAACGAGTTACTGCACCTTTCGGTAAAACGCCAAGTTAATACGGATCTTCCAGTTGGAGTAGTTTTCTCTGGCGGGCTAGACAGCGCAATTATTCTTTATCTTGCTAACCTATATCATAATAACGTCACCGCGTACACGGTAGGCGTGCCTGGCTCATCTGACGTAGTATTCGCTCAGAGACTATGCAATGAACTCGGTATAAAAATAGTTTTTTGTGATGTTGATCGCGCAGACCTCATGCAATCTATTAGAACACACATATACGTGTCTGAACAGTTTGAGCCTGTGGATATAACTGACGCATTAACTATAAATGCTGCTTTCTCCCGGATGAAAGAAGACGGCATACGTATAGCTTTATCTGGAGATGGAAGTGACGAGCTATTTGCTGGTTATGACTTCTTTCAAGGGGTCATTGACCGTCGTGCACTTCAATTACATAAGGTTAGGAACTTGTATCGAACTGATCTACAACGTGTGGATAGAATGAGCATGTTCAATACGGTGGAATGCCGTGTGCCGTTTCTTGATAAAGATCTTTTCGATTTTATAATCTCGTTACCAATGGAATTTCATGTAAGAGATGATTTTACGAAAGCTTTGCTTAGAGACGCCTTCTCTCTCGAATTACCAGATTATATCACTCGGCGACCAAAAATGAGGATGTCCGAAGGGTCAGGTATAGGCGGACTCATATTTGACGTACTTCAATCCATGAATGAGAGCCTGGATAACAAGCCATTTCCGCTAGAAGATGATGCAGTTAATAATGCTGCTTTGATATTCCAAGAGTTCGGCTTTGGGCTTCCAACTAGTCGATATAAGATACAAGGTCTCGACTATCATAGCGGCGGATGGACGACCTCAAAAACTGCAGATATTGACAAAAATCTTATCAGTCACCCAGCCATCCAAGGATAA
- a CDS encoding clavaminate synthase, translating to MLKPEAVVAQFKEDFSFSSDIVVLDLPKADEQRPTPKHWKDDCHSNYDDLFLQLSRHVGDVFGYSDLQNGKLIQEIFPIFKDRNKQLGSGSVHLELHTEDPALAYRADVLGFLCVRNDDKIPNLLSCPDFSTIDATLKHRLTENRYTILSDRPSTIEYKPKALETAVLQESPAEGYSFIYDPVYVDYSKMSHCEELVFKDFITLVESATFNLSMNEAQVLFINNYKCAHGRPEFTPRYDGTDRWLKRVQISKDISKHLDREYSLDIIADI from the coding sequence ATGTTAAAACCAGAAGCTGTTGTAGCTCAATTTAAAGAGGACTTTAGTTTTTCGTCTGACATAGTAGTATTAGACCTCCCTAAAGCCGATGAACAGCGTCCAACGCCGAAACACTGGAAAGACGACTGTCATTCAAACTACGATGATTTGTTTCTTCAGCTTTCAAGGCATGTTGGTGATGTCTTCGGTTATAGCGACCTGCAGAACGGTAAGCTTATTCAAGAAATATTCCCCATATTCAAAGATAGAAATAAGCAGTTGGGGAGTGGTTCTGTGCATTTAGAACTTCATACGGAAGACCCCGCTCTAGCCTATAGGGCAGATGTGCTAGGGTTTTTATGCGTAAGAAACGACGATAAAATCCCTAACTTGCTGTCTTGCCCAGACTTCTCAACTATTGATGCAACACTCAAACATCGGTTAACTGAGAATCGTTATACAATTCTTTCCGACCGACCTTCTACGATCGAATATAAGCCGAAAGCTCTAGAGACGGCGGTATTGCAAGAGTCTCCAGCCGAAGGTTACAGCTTCATTTATGATCCGGTCTACGTTGACTACAGCAAAATGTCTCATTGTGAAGAACTGGTGTTTAAGGATTTTATCACGCTGGTTGAGTCAGCCACCTTTAACTTGTCAATGAATGAAGCGCAGGTTTTATTTATCAACAACTATAAGTGCGCTCACGGCAGGCCGGAATTTACACCAAGGTACGATGGAACGGATCGATGGCTAAAAAGAGTACAGATTTCCAAGGATATATCTAAGCACCTAGATCGGGAGTACAGTCTTGACATCATCGCTGATATATAA
- a CDS encoding MATE family efflux transporter, which yields MRESFRLSLAFVFGNIAHVIIATTDVIMAGWISTEALAASTLAQGLYYLLFLLFSGLLVSTIPFITDALGSKGKEEQYISVSTSCVQLIVAAFLICLSILCFTKEILVFFGQDILLSLEAQRYMSSLMWSIGPAILFVHLRNVLSIMGSARYAVIAIIIASIFNFVAHLILIFGFLWIPPLGLFGAGIATTLTNVLLCMLLITFGLMNPQFRVRRHCIKLMVVRWRLMLPILKNGIPVSLTQANDTLFFFILTIVVGKFGVVALAAHGIAMQVLQVVFTIPNGISQASTTRISLCSPLGLYSRRTSDAGWSALWLSWIVLTVTSSILIIFSNDIVQLFVARDDGVNDELIMLSSLFVSILGIFHFFDGSQMVLLGIFRGLKKTVIPMLLSIICFWLVGLPLALLLAFYTDLGAAGIWCGLALGLLALFSLLLFRWIRYEPSAQVAT from the coding sequence ATGCGCGAGAGTTTCCGGCTTTCGCTTGCCTTTGTATTTGGCAATATCGCGCATGTGATTATTGCTACTACGGACGTAATAATGGCTGGATGGATTAGTACAGAGGCGTTAGCTGCGTCGACTTTGGCACAGGGCCTCTACTATCTCCTGTTTTTATTATTTTCCGGATTGCTAGTCTCTACAATCCCATTTATAACTGATGCGTTGGGCTCTAAGGGAAAAGAAGAACAATATATATCTGTATCAACCAGTTGCGTTCAGCTCATAGTAGCCGCTTTTTTAATATGCTTATCAATACTCTGTTTTACGAAAGAGATATTAGTTTTTTTCGGCCAGGATATTCTTTTGTCTCTCGAGGCCCAGAGATATATGAGCAGCCTGATGTGGAGCATTGGACCAGCGATTTTATTTGTACACCTCAGAAATGTTTTATCTATAATGGGGTCCGCGCGATATGCAGTTATCGCAATTATTATAGCGTCGATCTTTAACTTCGTTGCGCACCTGATTCTAATATTTGGGTTTTTGTGGATACCCCCCTTGGGTTTGTTCGGTGCAGGTATAGCCACGACTCTAACAAACGTCCTGCTTTGTATGTTGCTGATCACATTCGGTTTAATGAATCCGCAGTTTAGGGTGCGTCGGCACTGCATAAAATTGATGGTAGTGAGATGGCGGTTGATGCTGCCTATTCTAAAAAACGGTATTCCGGTCTCTTTAACTCAAGCAAACGACACGCTTTTTTTCTTCATCCTTACAATTGTAGTGGGTAAATTTGGAGTCGTTGCATTGGCTGCTCATGGTATCGCAATGCAAGTTCTTCAAGTTGTATTTACAATACCTAATGGTATCTCTCAAGCATCTACCACAAGAATAAGCCTCTGCTCACCTTTAGGTTTGTATTCGCGGCGGACTAGTGACGCAGGATGGAGTGCCCTATGGCTCAGCTGGATAGTGCTCACTGTGACATCTTCTATTCTGATTATTTTTTCTAATGATATCGTTCAGTTATTTGTTGCTCGCGATGACGGTGTAAATGACGAACTCATCATGCTATCTAGTCTCTTTGTCAGCATCTTGGGAATCTTCCATTTCTTTGATGGTAGTCAAATGGTCCTGCTCGGTATATTCAGGGGGCTGAAAAAGACTGTTATTCCGATGCTGCTCTCAATTATTTGTTTTTGGCTAGTGGGGCTGCCGCTAGCTCTATTACTTGCATTTTATACTGACCTAGGAGCAGCTGGTATATGGTGTGGCTTAGCGCTCGGACTTTTAGCGCTGTTCTCTCTACTTTTATTTAGATGGATTCGATACGAGCCTTCGGCGCAGGTTGCGACATGA